From a single Georhizobium profundi genomic region:
- the pqqD gene encoding pyrroloquinoline quinone biosynthesis peptide chaperone PqqD: MNGETSAARIDGATIAKLARGVRLRDDAVRGQQVLLAPERAMALDDIAVRIVHALDGVRSIDAITDAFAAEFGAPRDQIAGDVIAFVQELSDRRMLEILS, encoded by the coding sequence ATGAACGGCGAGACATCTGCCGCACGGATCGACGGGGCGACGATCGCAAAGCTTGCGCGCGGCGTGCGGCTGCGCGACGATGCGGTGCGCGGCCAGCAGGTGCTGCTCGCGCCCGAACGCGCCATGGCTCTGGACGATATCGCAGTGAGAATTGTCCACGCCCTCGATGGTGTCCGATCGATCGATGCGATCACCGATGCATTCGCGGCAGAATTCGGCGCGCCGCGCGACCAGATTGCTGGAGACGTGATTGCGTTCGTGCAGGAGCTCTCCGATCGACGCATGCTGGAGATTCTCTCATGA
- the pqqC gene encoding pyrroloquinoline-quinone synthase PqqC gives MTAQPRETFEARLRAIGETRYHDKHPFHSMLHGGQCTMTQVRAWVVNRYYYQSRIPMKDAAFLSRCTDPDLRRAWRSRIEDHDGGVAEGGGIRRWLKLAEAVGLDPVYVASTEGVLPATRFAVDAYVAFVREKPMLEAVAASLTELFAPKIHSQRIAGLLEHYAFADDAALSYFRTRLNEAPKDVAFGLAYVLDHADTLEKQDAAAAALTFKTDVLWSQLDALHSAYVTPARIPPGGWDGETGVRESAQYQGAAQ, from the coding sequence ATGACGGCGCAGCCGCGAGAAACTTTCGAAGCGCGTCTCCGGGCAATTGGCGAGACCCGTTACCACGACAAGCATCCCTTCCATAGCATGCTGCATGGCGGCCAGTGCACGATGACCCAGGTGCGCGCCTGGGTGGTCAACCGCTATTATTACCAAAGCCGCATCCCCATGAAGGACGCTGCCTTTCTCTCGCGCTGCACGGATCCAGACCTGCGCCGCGCTTGGCGCTCCCGCATCGAAGATCACGATGGCGGCGTTGCCGAAGGCGGTGGCATTCGACGCTGGCTGAAACTGGCCGAAGCCGTCGGTCTCGATCCGGTCTATGTGGCTTCGACCGAAGGCGTTTTGCCCGCCACGCGTTTTGCCGTCGACGCATATGTGGCGTTCGTTCGGGAGAAGCCGATGCTGGAAGCCGTCGCCGCATCGCTGACAGAACTGTTCGCACCGAAGATCCACAGCCAGCGGATCGCCGGTCTGCTCGAACACTATGCCTTCGCCGACGATGCGGCGCTCTCGTACTTCCGAACACGTTTGAACGAAGCACCCAAGGATGTTGCCTTCGGCCTCGCTTACGTTCTCGATCATGCCGATACGCTGGAAAAACAGGATGCAGCTGCTGCGGCCCTGACCTTCAAGACCGACGTGCTCTGGTCGCAGCTTGACGCATTGCATTCCGCCTATGTCACGCCGGCACGCATTCCACCCGGTGGATGGGATGGAGAAACGGGCGTACGGGAAAGCGCTCAGTACCAAGGAGCCGCCCAATGA
- the pqqB gene encoding pyrroloquinoline quinone biosynthesis protein PqqB, which produces MEDNNAIRALVLGAAAGGGLPQWNCGCANCRLARNPNGGLRPQTQSSLAVTANGHDWALLNASPDIRSQIEANPVLHPRALRDTPIASVLVTNGDIDHIAGLLILREKQPFRLFTTPAIGDILAANPVFEVLDSNCVERITVALDQPFTLVNGIEATLFAVPGKLPLFMEGENPETALEGEQTVGVELKGSGKRIYYIPGCGRLTDRLTDRIRGADLLFFDGTVFHDDEMARAGTGLKTGRRMGHMPMSGEGGSIDALKGLAIGRTIYVHINNTNPVWQQGPERRAAEQAGYEIGYDGMEVHLT; this is translated from the coding sequence TTGGAAGACAACAACGCCATTCGTGCACTCGTTTTGGGAGCGGCAGCTGGCGGCGGCCTGCCGCAGTGGAACTGTGGCTGCGCGAACTGCCGGCTGGCACGCAACCCGAATGGCGGGCTCCGCCCGCAGACGCAGTCCTCGCTCGCCGTCACTGCCAACGGGCATGACTGGGCGCTTCTCAACGCCTCTCCGGATATCAGGTCGCAGATCGAAGCCAATCCGGTCTTGCATCCGCGCGCCTTGAGGGACACGCCGATAGCCAGCGTGCTCGTGACGAATGGCGATATCGATCATATCGCCGGTCTGTTGATCCTGCGGGAGAAACAGCCCTTCCGCTTGTTCACCACGCCGGCCATCGGAGACATCCTGGCGGCGAACCCCGTGTTCGAGGTGCTCGACTCGAACTGCGTCGAGCGTATCACGGTCGCCTTGGATCAGCCTTTCACGCTGGTCAACGGCATCGAAGCCACCCTCTTCGCTGTGCCGGGCAAGCTGCCGCTTTTCATGGAAGGCGAGAACCCGGAAACGGCTCTGGAAGGTGAGCAGACGGTCGGGGTCGAGCTGAAGGGCTCAGGCAAGCGGATCTACTACATTCCCGGCTGCGGCCGCCTGACCGACCGGCTGACCGATCGCATCAGAGGCGCCGATCTCCTCTTCTTCGACGGCACGGTCTTTCACGACGACGAGATGGCTCGCGCCGGCACCGGGCTCAAAACGGGCCGCCGTATGGGGCATATGCCGATGTCCGGCGAAGGAGGCAGCATCGATGCCTTGAAGGGTCTGGCCATCGGGCGCACCATCTATGTGCATATCAACAATACCAATCCGGTGTGGCAGCAGGGACCCGAGCGACGCGCAGCCGAACAGGCGGGCTATGAAATCGGATATGACGGGATGGAGGTTCATCTGACATGA
- the pqqA gene encoding pyrroloquinoline quinone precursor peptide PqqA — protein MTWRAPKFIEVSCGMEINRYAPADGDEPVLF, from the coding sequence ATGACCTGGCGTGCACCGAAATTCATCGAAGTCAGCTGCGGAATGGAAATCAACCGCTATGCACCGGCGGACGGTGACGAACCCGTCCTGTTCTAG
- a CDS encoding GFA family protein, with amino-acid sequence MAILARGGCRCDSNPVRFEYNKEPAEVHFCLCTDCTDTCGGALALIAVVERSAFTITAGEEKIRNIDTKPTCHRRYCADCGCHMFLYVDAFPDHLLIHVPTIDRDTDIGGEPDRWVFVNSKHPMVTIPDDGLPRHPGWAASGDPVQAA; translated from the coding sequence ATGGCCATACTTGCGCGAGGCGGGTGCCGTTGCGACAGCAACCCGGTGCGGTTCGAATACAACAAGGAGCCGGCAGAGGTGCATTTCTGCCTCTGTACCGATTGCACCGATACGTGCGGCGGTGCCCTCGCCCTGATCGCCGTGGTCGAGCGCAGCGCCTTCACGATCACAGCCGGCGAGGAAAAAATCCGCAATATCGATACGAAGCCCACGTGCCACCGCCGCTACTGTGCCGATTGCGGCTGCCACATGTTTCTCTATGTCGACGCTTTCCCGGACCATCTGTTGATCCATGTACCGACGATAGATCGGGACACGGACATCGGTGGCGAGCCCGATCGCTGGGTTTTCGTCAACTCCAAGCATCCCATGGTGACGATTCCCGACGACGGCCTTCCGCGCCATCCCGGCTGGGCCGCGAGCGGTGACCCCGTTCAAGCGGCATGA
- a CDS encoding methanol/ethanol family PQQ-dependent dehydrogenase has translation MAACSVLALAATTSLASANDELVEMQQNAKNWVMQLGNYSATRYSELEEINKDNVGDLQVAWSFSTGVLRGHEGGPLVIDGVMYVHTPFPNKVFALDLNDNGRIIWRYEPEQDPNVIPVMCCDTVNRGVAYGDGKIILHQADTNVVALDAKTGEELWKTQNGDPSKGETGTMSPLIAGDKVLVGNSGGEFGVQGHMTAYNLETGEQEWRAYSVGPDDQILLDPENTTHLGEPVGENSSVDTWEGDQWQLGGGTVWGWVSYDPELNLVYYGSGNPGTWNPAQRPGDNRWSMTIFARDLDTGVAKWVYQMTPHDEWDYDGVNENILVDMEIDGEQRKVLFHPDRNGFAYTLDRETGELLVAAKYDPAVNWATEVVMNEDDEQYGRPQVVAEYSTAQNGVDVNSEGICPAALGTKDQQPSAYSPETGLFYIPTNHVCMDYEPFQVSYTAGQPYVGATLSMYPAPDSHGGMGNFIAWDAAAGEIVWSVEEPFSVWSGALATAGDIVFYGTLEGYLKAVDMETGEELYRFKTPSGIIGNVNTYEHDGKQYVAVLSGIGGWAGIGLAAGLTEGTDGLGAVGAYQSLSDYTQLGGQLTVFSLPSE, from the coding sequence ATGGCGGCATGTTCGGTGCTGGCTCTGGCCGCTACGACATCGCTTGCCTCTGCGAACGACGAACTTGTCGAGATGCAGCAGAATGCCAAGAACTGGGTGATGCAGCTCGGCAATTACTCCGCCACGCGATACAGCGAATTGGAGGAGATCAACAAGGATAACGTCGGCGATCTTCAAGTCGCGTGGTCTTTCTCCACCGGCGTCCTGCGCGGCCATGAAGGTGGCCCGCTCGTCATCGACGGCGTGATGTATGTCCACACGCCATTCCCCAACAAGGTCTTTGCGCTCGATCTCAACGACAATGGCCGGATCATCTGGCGCTACGAGCCCGAGCAGGACCCGAACGTCATCCCCGTCATGTGCTGCGATACGGTCAACCGTGGCGTGGCCTATGGCGACGGCAAGATCATTCTTCACCAGGCCGACACGAACGTGGTCGCGCTCGATGCCAAGACGGGCGAGGAGCTTTGGAAGACGCAGAATGGCGATCCTTCCAAGGGCGAGACCGGCACGATGTCGCCGCTGATTGCCGGCGACAAAGTGCTTGTCGGCAATTCCGGCGGCGAGTTCGGTGTCCAGGGCCACATGACAGCCTATAATCTGGAGACGGGCGAACAGGAATGGCGTGCCTATTCCGTCGGGCCGGACGACCAGATCCTTCTCGATCCGGAGAACACCACCCATCTCGGCGAACCGGTCGGCGAAAACTCGAGCGTCGACACCTGGGAAGGCGACCAGTGGCAGCTCGGCGGTGGCACCGTCTGGGGCTGGGTGTCCTACGACCCGGAACTGAACCTCGTCTATTATGGTTCGGGCAACCCGGGAACGTGGAACCCGGCGCAGCGTCCCGGCGACAATCGCTGGTCGATGACGATCTTCGCGCGTGACCTCGATACCGGCGTTGCGAAGTGGGTCTACCAGATGACACCCCACGACGAGTGGGACTATGACGGCGTCAACGAAAACATCCTCGTCGATATGGAAATCGACGGTGAGCAACGGAAGGTTCTGTTCCACCCTGACCGCAACGGTTTTGCCTACACGCTCGATCGCGAGACGGGCGAGCTGCTTGTGGCTGCGAAATACGATCCCGCAGTCAACTGGGCGACGGAAGTCGTCATGAATGAGGACGACGAGCAGTACGGTCGGCCGCAGGTCGTTGCCGAATACTCCACTGCCCAGAACGGTGTCGACGTGAACTCGGAAGGCATCTGCCCAGCCGCACTCGGCACAAAGGACCAGCAGCCTTCGGCCTACTCGCCGGAAACCGGTCTCTTCTACATCCCGACGAACCACGTCTGCATGGATTACGAGCCTTTCCAGGTTTCCTACACAGCAGGTCAGCCTTACGTGGGCGCAACCCTGTCGATGTATCCGGCCCCTGACAGCCATGGTGGCATGGGCAACTTCATTGCCTGGGACGCGGCTGCCGGCGAAATCGTCTGGTCGGTGGAAGAACCGTTCTCGGTCTGGTCGGGCGCCTTGGCGACGGCTGGCGACATAGTGTTCTACGGCACGCTCGAAGGGTACCTGAAAGCCGTCGACATGGAGACGGGTGAGGAGCTCTACCGCTTCAAGACGCCATCCGGGATCATCGGCAACGTCAACACCTATGAGCATGACGGCAAGCAGTATGTGGCCGTGCTCTCGGGCATCGGCGGCTGGGCGGGCATTGGTCTTGCCGCAGGTCTGACGGAAGGTACCGACGGTCTGGGTGCTGTGGGCGCGTATCAGTCGCTGTCCGATTATACCCAGCTGGGCGGCCAGCTGACGGTGTTCAGCCTCCCGAGCGAATGA
- a CDS encoding c-type cytochrome, methanol metabolism-related, which yields MNHLMSAATGFCGAMLLFTAASLSPAQAQDEAVDWEDKPYIVEDGKVDYGTYNGFRRYHNTCHTCHGPDGMGSTFAPALVNSLKDMSYADFAATVANGRTSSGASGNSVMPAFGDNVDVMLYIDHIYAYLKARADDAIGRGRPDRIDPENDPVFQEWQANQ from the coding sequence ATGAATCATCTGATGTCGGCCGCCACCGGCTTTTGCGGCGCGATGCTGCTCTTTACAGCCGCATCCCTTTCCCCCGCTCAAGCCCAGGATGAGGCGGTCGATTGGGAAGACAAGCCTTACATCGTCGAGGATGGGAAGGTGGATTACGGCACCTATAATGGCTTTCGCCGGTATCACAACACCTGCCACACCTGCCACGGTCCGGACGGCATGGGCAGCACATTCGCCCCGGCATTGGTCAATTCGCTGAAGGACATGTCCTATGCTGACTTTGCCGCGACCGTCGCCAATGGCCGCACTTCGAGTGGCGCCAGCGGCAACTCGGTCATGCCTGCCTTCGGTGACAATGTCGACGTCATGCTCTACATAGACCACATCTACGCCTACCTGAAGGCACGTGCCGACGACGCTATCGGCCGCGGTCGTCCCGATCGCATCGATCCGGAAAACGATCCGGTCTTCCAGGAATGGCAGGCGAACCAATGA
- a CDS encoding quinoprotein dehydrogenase-associated putative ABC transporter substrate-binding protein, with the protein MTGRLHPTRFILALSFVIAAMGLGQIGAEAQTPAGTTPGGMGSIGAQQGSFGRSPLGEIVDRTRLRVCADPGNLPYSNDKGEGFENKIAELIADELGVPIEYTWFPQTVGFVRMTLGASRCDVVIGVATTNELMQNTNPYYRAAYMIVHRADLVLPSGDLDDPAFDNLRMGIQPGTPGATTVARYGHLDQSKHYPLIVDTRIDKPARDMVQDVADGDTDAALVWGPLAGYWIQQIDPNLVMEPLQAARGTERVDYRISMGIRHGENDWKDQLNAILMEHKADIDAILQSYGVPLLDNAGKLILPMTLPAAAEPAQEPDDAGGSEPQAGTQQRSEIGSEGDQDAYGQTAAEAEPYRMDNYRAPVPDGVAGARTIFVAAMHALVGSDDVVLIDVMPAPPLPDDRPDDTVWREPERDTIPGAHWLANMGYGKLQPGEDAAFHAKLDELAGPAAEKGLVFFCERNCWMSWNAAKRAVEYGFTDVAWFPDGVTGWIEDDGALESVRPWRPDLSAATIH; encoded by the coding sequence ATGACCGGCCGGCTCCATCCAACCAGGTTCATTCTTGCGCTTTCTTTCGTGATCGCAGCGATGGGTCTCGGGCAGATTGGAGCCGAGGCTCAAACCCCGGCGGGCACGACGCCGGGCGGGATGGGGTCGATCGGCGCCCAGCAGGGGAGCTTCGGCCGCTCGCCGCTGGGTGAGATCGTCGACCGGACCCGGCTGAGAGTGTGCGCCGACCCAGGCAATCTCCCTTATTCGAACGACAAGGGTGAGGGGTTCGAGAACAAGATCGCCGAGTTGATCGCAGACGAACTCGGCGTGCCGATCGAATACACCTGGTTTCCGCAAACGGTTGGCTTCGTGCGCATGACGCTCGGGGCATCGCGCTGCGATGTCGTCATCGGCGTCGCGACGACCAATGAACTCATGCAGAACACCAATCCTTATTACCGCGCCGCCTACATGATCGTGCACAGGGCGGATCTGGTGCTGCCTTCGGGCGATCTGGATGATCCGGCCTTCGACAATCTCAGGATGGGCATTCAGCCGGGAACTCCGGGCGCGACCACTGTGGCGCGTTACGGCCATCTCGACCAGTCCAAGCACTACCCGCTGATCGTTGATACGCGGATCGACAAGCCGGCCCGAGACATGGTGCAGGATGTGGCGGATGGCGATACCGATGCGGCGCTCGTGTGGGGGCCGCTTGCCGGATACTGGATCCAGCAGATTGATCCGAACCTCGTGATGGAGCCACTTCAGGCAGCACGCGGCACGGAGCGCGTCGACTACCGGATCTCGATGGGAATCCGGCACGGCGAGAACGACTGGAAGGATCAGCTCAACGCTATCCTGATGGAGCACAAGGCCGACATCGACGCGATCCTGCAGTCCTATGGCGTGCCCCTTCTCGACAATGCCGGCAAGCTGATCCTGCCCATGACGCTGCCCGCCGCTGCAGAACCGGCACAAGAGCCCGATGATGCAGGGGGCAGCGAGCCACAGGCTGGCACTCAGCAACGCTCCGAGATCGGAAGCGAGGGCGATCAAGACGCCTATGGCCAGACGGCTGCCGAGGCCGAACCGTACCGTATGGACAATTATCGTGCCCCGGTTCCCGATGGCGTCGCAGGCGCCCGGACCATCTTCGTCGCCGCCATGCATGCGCTGGTTGGGTCGGACGATGTCGTGCTGATCGACGTGATGCCGGCACCACCGCTGCCTGACGATCGGCCGGATGACACCGTGTGGCGCGAGCCCGAGCGGGACACGATTCCGGGTGCCCATTGGCTTGCGAATATGGGCTACGGGAAGCTGCAACCCGGCGAGGACGCGGCGTTTCACGCCAAGCTCGACGAGCTGGCGGGACCGGCCGCTGAGAAGGGCCTCGTGTTCTTTTGCGAGCGCAATTGCTGGATGTCGTGGAATGCCGCCAAGCGCGCGGTGGAATATGGGTTCACCGACGTCGCCTGGTTTCCCGATGGGGTGACGGGTTGGATTGAAGACGACGGTGCGCTGGAGAGCGTGCGTCCATGGCGACCGGACCTCTCAGCTGCAACGATCCACTGA
- a CDS encoding quinoprotein relay system zinc metallohydrolase 2, with protein sequence MKAHPHRRTRISSFDGMIGQAVRDGGSTRRQFVCRSAMLAFLSSCCPLNGAALARQSDLPFQEIEDGIHVRYGLQEVITAGNHGAIANIGFIIGDESVAVVDTGTTYAQGVLLMAAVRHVTDKPVSHVIATHVHLDHCFGHGAFEDAAPVFVGHHRLPGALSERGDFYLEQIKTLSLNGGDTKVVQPNFLVDDAAEIDLGGRKLLLKAWPAAHTDNDLTVFDTRTGLLWAGDLLFVDRIPIVDGSLNGWIDHLDELMSGDVSQVMPGHGALGSGREAIEQQKEYLVSLRDGVRAAIADGLDMTEAVAQLADLAGPNWLLRDEGHGRNIIAAYAELEWE encoded by the coding sequence ATGAAAGCGCATCCCCATCGCCGGACACGGATCAGCAGTTTCGACGGCATGATCGGGCAGGCGGTGCGCGACGGTGGGTCCACGCGCCGGCAGTTCGTTTGCCGATCGGCAATGCTTGCCTTCCTTTCTTCATGCTGTCCGTTGAACGGCGCTGCGCTTGCCCGCCAATCCGATCTTCCGTTTCAGGAAATCGAGGACGGGATCCATGTGCGCTACGGCCTCCAGGAAGTGATAACCGCGGGTAATCATGGGGCGATCGCGAATATCGGCTTCATCATCGGCGATGAGAGCGTTGCGGTCGTCGACACCGGCACGACATACGCGCAAGGCGTGTTACTGATGGCTGCGGTACGCCACGTGACGGATAAGCCCGTGAGCCACGTGATCGCGACGCATGTTCATCTCGATCATTGTTTCGGACACGGCGCCTTCGAAGACGCCGCACCCGTCTTCGTCGGTCATCATCGGCTTCCCGGCGCGCTCTCCGAGCGCGGCGATTTTTATCTGGAGCAGATCAAGACGCTTTCGCTGAATGGGGGCGACACAAAGGTCGTTCAACCGAATTTTCTCGTCGACGACGCTGCGGAAATCGATCTCGGTGGACGCAAGCTCCTGCTCAAGGCGTGGCCGGCCGCGCATACCGACAACGATCTGACCGTCTTCGACACCCGGACCGGACTGTTATGGGCAGGCGACCTGCTTTTCGTGGATCGGATACCGATCGTCGACGGCAGCCTCAATGGCTGGATCGACCATCTGGATGAGTTGATGTCGGGCGATGTGTCCCAAGTGATGCCGGGTCATGGGGCGCTTGGATCCGGCCGCGAGGCGATCGAGCAGCAGAAGGAATATCTCGTTTCGCTGCGCGACGGCGTGCGCGCGGCGATCGCGGACGGACTGGACATGACCGAGGCGGTGGCGCAACTCGCTGATCTCGCTGGGCCGAATTGGCTATTGCGGGACGAGGGCCACGGGCGCAACATCATCGCAGCCTATGCGGAACTGGAGTGGGAATGA
- a CDS encoding quinoprotein dehydrogenase-associated SoxYZ-like carrier produces MMKPSTSRRFAISAWLLLLVILVMPAGDPALAQDSKAWTEIRSELYGDDRTIHDGSGLLEIEAPDRAQDAALVPISIKSMIGPDDERYIKSLTIVIDENPAPVAGTFHFSRANGIADIATRVRVNAYSNIRAIAEMDDGQLYMAETFVKASGGCAAPATKNNAQAMARLGDMRMRQIGEWEVDQPAEVQLMISHPNFSGLQTDQVTQLWIPSHYVNDLAVSIDGQEILTFEGDISISENPSFNFFVMPKGEGELTARATDTKGNVFEQRWPLRMGSAS; encoded by the coding sequence ATGATGAAACCTTCAACATCCCGTCGCTTCGCGATCTCGGCTTGGTTGCTCCTGCTCGTCATCCTGGTGATGCCGGCCGGGGACCCGGCGCTGGCTCAGGACAGCAAAGCGTGGACCGAGATCCGGTCCGAGCTTTACGGCGACGACCGCACCATTCATGACGGCAGCGGATTGCTCGAGATCGAAGCCCCCGATCGCGCCCAGGACGCGGCGCTCGTGCCGATCAGCATCAAATCGATGATCGGCCCGGATGACGAGCGCTACATCAAGTCGTTGACGATCGTGATCGACGAAAACCCGGCGCCGGTTGCAGGCACATTTCATTTCTCGCGCGCCAACGGCATCGCAGACATCGCCACGCGCGTTCGCGTCAATGCCTATTCCAACATCCGGGCGATCGCCGAGATGGATGACGGACAGCTCTACATGGCGGAGACCTTCGTCAAAGCATCCGGCGGTTGCGCTGCGCCGGCAACGAAGAACAACGCCCAGGCGATGGCGCGGCTGGGCGACATGCGCATGCGGCAGATTGGCGAGTGGGAGGTCGACCAGCCCGCAGAAGTTCAGCTGATGATTAGCCATCCCAATTTCAGCGGTCTCCAGACCGATCAGGTGACGCAGCTCTGGATCCCGTCCCACTATGTCAACGACCTGGCAGTGTCGATCGATGGTCAGGAAATACTGACATTCGAGGGCGACATCTCGATCAGTGAGAACCCGAGCTTCAACTTCTTCGTGATGCCGAAAGGTGAAGGTGAGCTGACGGCTCGTGCCACCGATACCAAAGGAAACGTCTTCGAGCAGCGCTGGCCGTTGCGCATGGGATCCGCCTCGTGA
- a CDS encoding DUF3280 domain-containing protein, whose amino-acid sequence MTSIPVCFMLVWLLLLGSINPGLAAEGEKLAIFTFELYDTSLEGEVRGADPAEAARLEMITDLLRDAYRDQGGYELVDTDAMQERLATMPKLRTCNGCESRLARELGADRVVTGFVQKISTLILSLSMSVYDAETGNLLRKYNASIRGNTDESWIHGVRYLIRNQLFEEQQ is encoded by the coding sequence GTGACGTCGATCCCCGTGTGCTTCATGCTGGTGTGGCTGCTTCTGCTAGGCTCGATTAATCCGGGTCTGGCCGCAGAGGGCGAGAAGCTCGCGATCTTCACCTTCGAGCTCTACGACACGAGCCTGGAAGGCGAAGTGCGTGGGGCCGACCCGGCCGAAGCGGCACGACTGGAGATGATCACCGACCTGCTGCGCGATGCCTATCGCGACCAGGGTGGATATGAGCTGGTCGACACGGATGCGATGCAGGAGCGGTTGGCCACCATGCCGAAGCTGCGCACCTGCAATGGCTGCGAAAGCCGGCTGGCGCGCGAATTGGGCGCCGACCGGGTGGTGACAGGGTTCGTGCAGAAAATCTCGACGCTCATCCTCAGCCTTAGCATGTCGGTGTATGATGCCGAGACAGGCAACCTCCTGCGCAAGTACAATGCCAGCATCCGCGGCAACACCGATGAAAGCTGGATCCATGGCGTGCGCTACCTCATCCGCAACCAGCTCTTCGAAGAACAGCAATAG
- a CDS encoding ATP-binding cassette domain-containing protein, whose product MTETAQPPTALSVRNISYSYGKKPALNDISFDLAPGKVTALLGPNGAGKTTLFSLITGLFDCREGEVVIAGHPLRRDRSAALSSLGIVFQAQTLELDLTIDQNLRYFAALRGLTRLEAKDRIDMLLAAIGLEGLNKTKVRKLSGGQRRRVEVARALLDHPALLLLDEPSTGLDIATRRWLIEHVHALARDKGMTVLLATHLVDEVGDEDDVIVLDKGRIVAAGQVDAIVASAGAANLDEAFTRMTAHDAVSAA is encoded by the coding sequence ATGACTGAAACGGCGCAGCCGCCGACGGCACTTTCGGTTCGCAACATCTCCTACAGCTACGGCAAGAAACCGGCGCTGAATGACATCAGCTTCGATCTCGCGCCTGGCAAGGTGACGGCGCTTCTCGGTCCGAACGGTGCCGGCAAGACGACGCTGTTCTCCCTCATCACCGGGCTCTTCGACTGTCGCGAAGGCGAGGTGGTGATCGCGGGGCATCCGCTGCGGCGTGACCGGTCGGCGGCGCTGTCGTCGCTCGGCATCGTCTTTCAGGCGCAGACGCTGGAGCTCGATCTCACGATCGACCAGAACCTTCGCTACTTCGCGGCGCTGCGCGGCTTGACGCGGCTTGAGGCGAAGGATCGCATCGACATGCTTCTGGCTGCGATCGGACTTGAGGGGCTGAACAAGACTAAGGTGCGCAAGCTGAGCGGCGGGCAAAGGCGACGCGTGGAGGTTGCCCGCGCGCTTCTCGATCATCCCGCCCTGCTGCTGCTCGACGAACCCAGTACGGGGCTCGATATCGCAACGCGGCGTTGGCTCATCGAGCATGTGCATGCGCTCGCGCGCGACAAGGGGATGACGGTGCTGCTGGCGACGCATCTGGTCGACGAGGTGGGAGACGAGGACGACGTCATTGTGCTCGACAAGGGCCGGATCGTCGCTGCCGGACAGGTGGACGCCATCGTCGCATCGGCCGGTGCGGCCAATCTCGATGAGGCCTTCACGCGGATGACGGCACATGATGCGGTCAGCGCCGCATGA
- a CDS encoding ABC transporter permease — MKSGHATRAFLAILWREMLRFVQQKGRFFSALVRPLIWLIVFAAGFRAALGLSIIPPYKTYITYDVYVVPGLIGMIQLFAGMQNSLSMVYDREMGSMRVLMSTPLPRSYLLLARMLSGTFVSIIQVYAFVIIAMLLGTRLPVAGLIMMFPVLILTGMTLSALGMFLSSWIKQLENFAGVMNFLIFPMFFMSSALYPLWRMREGSVTIYELCLLNPFTYVVELIRFTIYREPNLMALGIVVATFLVFGIAALVGYTPARGGPTAGRGG, encoded by the coding sequence ATGAAGAGCGGACATGCGACACGTGCCTTTCTCGCCATTCTCTGGCGCGAAATGCTGCGCTTCGTGCAGCAAAAGGGCCGTTTCTTTTCCGCGCTCGTGCGCCCGCTGATCTGGCTCATCGTCTTCGCCGCCGGCTTTCGGGCGGCGCTCGGCCTTTCCATCATCCCGCCCTACAAGACCTACATCACCTATGACGTCTATGTCGTGCCGGGGCTGATCGGCATGATCCAGCTCTTTGCCGGCATGCAGAATTCCCTGTCCATGGTCTACGACCGCGAGATGGGCTCCATGCGGGTGCTCATGTCGACGCCGTTGCCGCGCAGCTATCTGCTTCTGGCGCGCATGCTGTCGGGGACGTTCGTCTCGATCATCCAGGTGTATGCGTTCGTCATCATCGCCATGCTGCTCGGCACGCGGTTGCCGGTGGCCGGGCTGATCATGATGTTTCCCGTGTTGATCCTGACGGGCATGACGCTGAGTGCGCTCGGCATGTTCCTGTCGTCATGGATCAAGCAGCTGGAGAATTTCGCGGGCGTCATGAATTTCCTCATCTTCCCGATGTTCTTCATGTCGTCGGCGCTTTATCCGCTCTGGCGCATGCGCGAAGGCAGCGTCACGATCTACGAGCTCTGTCTGCTCAATCCGTTCACCTATGTGGTGGAACTCATCCGGTTCACGATCTACCGCGAGCCGAACCTGATGGCGCTCGGCATCGTCGTTGCGACATTCCTGGTGTTCGGCATCGCGGCTTTGGTCGGTTACACGCCAGCCCGGGGCGGACCGACGGCGGGCAGGGGAGGTTGA